From the Leptolyngbya sp. O-77 genome, one window contains:
- a CDS encoding peptidoglycan-binding domain-containing protein, whose product MKLAIRTFQAHYGLPLTGEADQLTQEKARQLVRNLHHGLKQTVSPDLSISEFYGPRTVSAVEKFQAQRKLPVTGVATASVRSAIEEDLKQQLRQALGRADNRRTPCPCAN is encoded by the coding sequence TTGAAACTGGCCATCCGCACATTTCAGGCGCATTATGGGCTGCCGCTAACGGGCGAGGCAGACCAGCTTACCCAGGAAAAAGCACGCCAGCTTGTCCGCAACCTGCACCACGGACTCAAGCAAACCGTGAGTCCGGATCTGTCCATCAGCGAGTTTTATGGGCCGCGCACCGTTAGCGCCGTTGAGAAGTTTCAAGCGCAACGCAAACTGCCTGTGACTGGCGTTGCCACGGCTAGCGTCCGCAGCGCTATTGAAGAAGACCTCAAGCAGCAGCTCCGGCAAGCCCTCGGCCGTGCTGACAATCGGCGTACCCCTTGTCCCTGTGCAAATTAG
- the sigC gene encoding RNA polymerase sigma factor SigC — MPARTFSAEADYNDSSNGFELQTGAVNTQDDDFEVQLSEDLASLEMEYGAAAIGKNATARRTTDLVRLYLQEIGRVRLLGRDEEVSEAQKVQRYMSLLEACHKAAEQGDQALQRYLQIMETQDRLASMLGHRPSLERWAEAAGIAVTELKPLLAQGKRRWAELVQRPVEELELVQSEGLSAKDHMIKANLRLVVSVAKKYQNRGLELLDLIQEGTLGLERAVEKFDPTKGYRFSTYAYWWIRQGITRAIATQSRIIRLPVHITEKLNKIKKAQRKVSQEKGRTATYEDIAAELDMTAPQVREVLQRVPRAVSLETKVGKERDTELGDLLETEGASPEELLMRESLIRDLQQLLTDLTSRERDVIQMRFGLGDGQPYSLAEIGRALDLSRERVRQIEAKALQKLRQPKRRNRVRDYLEALS, encoded by the coding sequence ATGCCAGCAAGAACTTTCTCCGCTGAGGCGGACTACAACGACTCCTCGAATGGCTTTGAACTTCAAACTGGCGCTGTCAATACTCAAGACGACGACTTTGAGGTGCAACTGAGCGAGGATTTGGCAAGCCTGGAAATGGAGTACGGGGCAGCCGCGATTGGCAAAAATGCTACGGCGCGGCGCACGACTGACCTGGTGCGGCTGTATCTCCAGGAAATTGGGCGGGTGCGGCTCCTGGGGCGCGATGAAGAAGTCTCGGAAGCTCAAAAGGTGCAGCGCTATATGTCTTTGCTAGAGGCTTGCCACAAAGCAGCCGAACAGGGGGACCAAGCGCTCCAGCGCTACCTGCAAATTATGGAAACTCAGGATCGGCTGGCATCGATGCTGGGGCATCGTCCCTCGCTAGAGCGCTGGGCCGAGGCAGCGGGAATCGCTGTAACGGAACTGAAGCCGCTGCTGGCACAGGGCAAGCGTCGCTGGGCCGAGCTAGTGCAGCGTCCGGTAGAAGAGCTAGAACTGGTGCAGTCGGAAGGGCTGTCTGCCAAGGATCACATGATCAAGGCCAACCTGCGCCTAGTGGTGTCGGTGGCCAAGAAGTATCAGAATCGCGGACTGGAATTGCTGGATCTGATTCAAGAGGGCACGCTGGGTCTGGAGCGAGCAGTGGAGAAGTTTGACCCGACGAAGGGCTATCGCTTTAGCACCTACGCCTACTGGTGGATTCGGCAGGGGATTACGCGGGCGATCGCCACCCAGAGCCGCATCATCCGCCTGCCCGTCCACATCACCGAAAAGCTCAACAAAATCAAAAAGGCGCAGCGCAAAGTCTCCCAGGAAAAGGGCCGCACCGCCACCTATGAGGACATCGCCGCCGAACTCGACATGACCGCACCCCAGGTGCGCGAGGTGTTGCAGCGCGTCCCCCGCGCCGTGTCGCTAGAAACCAAGGTGGGCAAGGAGCGCGACACGGAACTGGGCGACCTGCTGGAAACCGAAGGCGCATCGCCAGAGGAACTGCTGATGCGGGAATCCCTGATCCGCGATTTGCAGCAGTTGCTCACCGACCTTACCAGTCGAGAGCGCGACGTGATTCAGATGCGCTTTGGGCTGGGCGACGGACAGCCCTATTCCCTGGCGGAAATTGGCCGGGCGCTGGATCTGTCCCGTGAGCGGGTGCGCCAAATTGAGGCGAAGGCGCTACAAAAGCTGCGTCAGCCCAAGCGCCGCAACCGCGTCCGTGATTACCTGGAGGCGCTGTCTTAA